In Mercurialis annua linkage group LG6, ddMerAnnu1.2, whole genome shotgun sequence, the following are encoded in one genomic region:
- the LOC126688161 gene encoding uncharacterized protein LOC126688161 translates to MNSNPMKTTLQDSRENEKENEEKNLAVWDLGSPLYDSYEVVTLSHLIERHLMILPSFGSSRISNNKISPDDHVAVSTTLVVSSGAGNGGRDDRRSLVKSLSGYVRAKLRRNRRNAGDEKPEKVKRKLRRGFSDRFGFSQSRRNIFTEREELK, encoded by the coding sequence atgAACTCAAATCCCATGAAAACAACATTACAAGATTCCCGagaaaatgagaaagaaaatgaagagAAAAATTTAGCTGTATGGGATTTAGGTAGTCCATTGTATGACTCATATGAGGTGGTAACACTTAGCCATCTGATCGAACGTCATCTTATGATACTTCCCTCGTTTGGATCATCAAgaatttcaaataataaaatatcccCCGATGATCATGTAGCTGTTTCCACCACTCTTGTTGTCAGCTCCGGTGCCGGAAACGGTGGCCGTGATGATCGGAGGTCTTTGGTTAAGAGTTTGAGCGGATATGTTAGGGCAAAACTGCGGAGGAACAGAAGGAATGCCGGAGATGAGAAGCCGGAGAAAGTGAAACGTAAACTTCGTCGTGGGTTTTCCGATAGGTTTGGATTTAGTCAATCAAGAAGGAATATTTTTACAGAACGAGAAGAGCTAAAATAG